A region from the Coffea eugenioides isolate CCC68of chromosome 9, Ceug_1.0, whole genome shotgun sequence genome encodes:
- the LOC113782063 gene encoding LOB domain-containing protein 23-like has product MNSKRCAGCKYLRRRCPSNCILSPHFPPNDPQRFACVHKIYGASNVAKMLQQVPVQQRAEAANAMYYEAYCRIKDPVYGCVGTIALLQQQIFDAECQLAKIQAEIAVLNGHHEATHQNQQVNVATSSANFTLESGGEGTFSSTYDPSICQFY; this is encoded by the exons ATGAATTCAAAGAGGTGTGCTGGTTGTAAGTATTTAAGAAGAAGATGCCCTTCTAATTGTATACTCTCTCCTCATTTTCCTCCCAATGATCCTCAAAGATTCGCTTGTGTTCACAAAATTTATGGTGCTAGCAATGTTGCAAAGATGCTTCAG CAAGTTCCAGTGCAACAACGAGCTGAAGCAGCAAATGCCATGTACTATGAAGCATATTGCCGAATCAAAGATCCTGTGTACGGTTGTGTTGGGACGATTGCATTACTGCAGCAACAAATTTTCGATGCTGAATGCCAACTAGCAAAAATTCAAGCAGAGATTGCTGTCCTTAATGGTCATCATGAAGCAACACACCAAAATCAGCAAGTTAATGTTGCAACAAGCTCTGCAAACTTCACCTTGGAAAGTGGAGGAGAGGGCACTTTCTCATCAACATATGACCCTTCAATCTGTCAATTTTATTAG
- the LOC113783789 gene encoding uncharacterized protein LOC113783789 — translation MSKWSRLILNHLRHITGPGPRLLPARPSSPTIIRLFSTASELEETRKAIQGILFEVERDKQRERDERKRKGLDTADIDAEDEEDFMGVGPLIEKLEKENLRGEAEMYEEMTESDSDDDDDDRWSMEEVEEQCYDFEEKFERHEQLLKGFTDAQTLDDAFKWMRRIDKFEDKHFMLRPEYRVIGELMNRLKVAEGKEKFLLQQKLNRAMRFMQWKEAYDPNNPANYGVIEREETGPSDEHSEQAAFEREDETIEGEKDDDNLEFDDMKERDDVLLEKLTAIDKKLEQKLAVLDHTFGRKGKLLEEEIRDLAEERNSWTEKKRIPLYRKGFDVRLIDVNRTCKVTKGGQVAKYTAMLACGNYHGVVGFAKAKGPAIPIALQKAYEKCFQNLHYVERHEEHTIAHAVQTSYKKTKVYLWPASTRTGMKAGRTVQTILNLAGFKNVKSKVVGSRNPHNTVKALFKALNAIETPKDVQEKFGRTVVESYLL, via the exons atgAGCAAATGGTCTCGTCTTATCCTCAACCATCTCCGGCACATAACCGGGCCGGGCCCTCGTCTCCTCCCAGCCCGACCTTCCTCTCCAACCATCATCCGGCTCTTTTCGACCGCGTCGGAGCTGGAGGAGACGCGGAAGGCGATCCAAGGGATACTGTTCGAGGTGGAGAGGGACAAGCAGAGGGAGAGGGACGAGAGGAAGCGAAAGGGGCTGGACACGGCCGACATTGACGCGGAGGACGAGGAGGATTTCATGGGCGTCGGGCCCTTGATCGAGAAGCTTGAGAAGGAGAATCTGAGAGGAGAGGCGGAGATGTACGAGGAGATGACTGAGTCAGACTCCGACGACGACGACGATGACAGGTGGTCGATGGAAGAGGTGGAGGAGCAGTGTTATGATTTTGAGGAGAAGTTTGAGAGACATGAACAGCTTCTCAAGGGCTTCACCGATGCCC AGACGCTTGATGATGCCTTTAAATGGATGAGGAGAATTGACAAGTTTGAGGATAAGCACTTTATGTTGAGGCCCGAGTATCGTGTGATAGGTGAGCTGATGAATCGGCTGAAAGTTGCTGAAGGCAAGGAAAAATTCCTTCTACAACAGAAGCTAAATAGGGCCATGAGGTTTATGCAGTGGAAAGAAGCTTATGATCCTAATAATCCGGCAAATTATGGCGTCATTGAACGGGAGGAAACAGGGCCCTCTGACGAACATTCAGAACAGGCAGCTTTTGAGAGAGAAGACGAGACGATTGAAGGAGAGAAAGATGATGACAACTTAGAGTTTGATGATATGAAAGAGAGGGATGATGTGTTGTTGGAGAAGCTTACGGCAATTGACAAGAAGCTTGAACAGAAGCTTGCAGTGTTGGACCATACTTTTGGGAGAAAAGGGAAGCTTTTGGAGGAAGAAATCAGAGATCTTGCTGAGGAGAGGAATTCATGGACGGAGAAAAAGAGAATACCTCTTTACAGGAAG GGTTTTGATGTTAGACTTATTGATGTGAACAGAACCTGCAAAGTTACTAAG GGGGGACAAGTTGCCAAGTACACTGCCATGCTAGCTTGTGGGAACTATCATGGGGTTGTTGGTTTTGCCAAAGCAAAAGGTCCAGCAATTCCCATTGCCCTTCAAAAG GCGTATGAGAAGTGCTTCCAGAATCTCCACTATGTAGAACGACATGAGGAGCACACAATTGCACATGCTGTTCAAACATCATATAAAAAGACCAAG GTGTATCTTTGGCCTGCCTCCACAAGAACAGGAATGAAAGCTGGCAGAACTGTTCAGACAATTTTGAACTTGGCTGGTTTCAAGAATGTGAAGTCAAAG GTGGTTGGCTCAAGAAATCCTCATAACACAGTAAAAGCACTTTTCAAGGCTCTTAATGCA ATTGAAACTCCAAAAGATGTCCAAGAGAAGTTTGGTCGAACCGTTGTGGAGTCATACTTGCTATAA
- the LOC113783806 gene encoding 2-succinylbenzoate--CoA ligase, chloroplastic/peroxisomal isoform X3: MGNYSDAHICQCLSRLMTLRRNSTVMINVAAAEEGDCRKTGMQFAEGVLRLADGLLQLGLKPGHVVAIAALNSDSYLEWLLAVTYAGGIAAPFNYRWSLQEARLAMNEVKPIMLVTDKTHDYWHFKLQTDLRWHVSMTAPNFSSHGDAVLTTELLKSSSLNSARLLCAPNNAALLCFTSGTSGRPKGVMLSHSALIVQSLAKLALVGYSEDDIYLHTSPLCHIGGISSALAMLMVGGCHVFIPKFEVKSAIRVIEQHHVTSFITVPAMMADLISSARTTQTTKNFETVDKILNGAGGLLPGLLEGAVKVFPRAKLISAYGRNGSRIKSGGENIYPEEVEAVILQHPGISTVIVVGLPDSRLTEMVVACIRLKDNWQWDEFNPCNDKDHCLSKEILQQFCKDKNLTGFKIPRNFILWRTPFPMTTTGKLRRDEVKKEAMSRWVNENVFSSGVLLSSNL, from the exons ATGGGTAATTACTCAGATGCCCACATTTGCCAGTGCCTGAGCCGTCTGATGACTCTCAGGCGAAACTCAACAGTCATGATTAACGTCGCCGCCGCAGAAGAAGGTGACTGCAGGAAAACCGGCATGCAGTTCGCGGAGGGAGTGCTTAGATTGGCCGACGGGCTTCTCCAACTGGGCCTCAAGCCCGGCCACGTCGTCGCCATTGCTGCTCTCAACAG TGATTCATATTTGGAGTGGTTACTGGCGGTTACATATGCAGGAGGGATAGCAGCTCCTTTCAACTACCGCTGG AGCTTACAGGAGGCAAGATTGGCAATGAATGAAGTGAAGCCTATCATGTTGGTGACTGATAAAACCCATGATTACTGGCACTTCAAATTGCAGACTGACTTAAGGTGGCATGTTTCTATGACCGCTCCTAACTTCAGCAGCCACGGTGATG CAGTTTTGACAACAGAATTGTTGAAGTCCAGTTCTCTGAACTCGGCCAGGCTTTTATGCGCACCTAATAATGCAGCTCTGCTATGCTTTACCTCAG GGACATCTGGAAGGCCAAAGGGCGTTATGCTAAGCCATTCAGCTTTGATTGTACAATCCCTGGCTAAATTAGCACTTGTTGGTTATAGTGAGGATGAT ATTTATCTGCATACATCGCCTTTGTGCCACATCGGAGGGATATCTTCAGCTCTGGCAATGCTGATGGTTGGAGGTTGCCATGTTTTTATACCCAAATTCGAAGTCAAGTCGGCAATTAGAGTCATAGAACAACACCACGTTACCTCATTTATCACGGTACCAGCTATGATGGCTGATTTAATCTCTTCAGCTAG GACAACTCAAACTACCAAGAATTTTGAGACAGTCGACAAAATATTAAATGGAGCTGGAGGTCTTTTACCAGGACTTCTTGAAGGTGCCGTCAAAGTTTTCCCAAGAGCTAAACTAATTTCAGCTTATG GTCGCAACGGCAGTAGAATCAAGAGCGGGGGAGAGAATATCTATCCTGAAGAG GTTGAAGCTGTTATATTGCAACATCCTGGTATTTCCACAGTCATTGTTGTTGGGCTCCCGGACTCTCGCTTGACGGAGATGGTAGTTGCATGTATTCGACTAAAAGATAACTGGCAATGGGACGAATTCAATCCCTGCAATGACAAAGATCACTGCTTATCCAAAGAAATCCTACAGCAGTTTTGTAAAGATAAGAACTTGACAGG ATTTAAAATTCCCAGAAATTTCATTTTGTGGAGGACTCCATTTCCAATGACAACAACAGGAAAGTTGAGAAGAGATGAAGTCAAGAAAGAAGCTATGTCCCGTTGGGTAAATGAAAATGTTTTCTCCAGCGGGGTGTTGCTGTCCAGCAACCTGTAA
- the LOC113783806 gene encoding 2-succinylbenzoate--CoA ligase, chloroplastic/peroxisomal isoform X1, whose translation MGNYSDAHICQCLSRLMTLRRNSTVMINVAAAEEGDCRKTGMQFAEGVLRLADGLLQLGLKPGHVVAIAALNSDSYLEWLLAVTYAGGIAAPFNYRWSLQEARLAMNEVKPIMLVTDKTHDYWHFKLQTDLRWHVSMTAPNFSSHGDAVLTTELLKSSSLNSARLLCAPNNAALLCFTSGTSGRPKGVMLSHSALIVQSLAKLALVGYSEDDIYLHTSPLCHIGGISSALAMLMVGGCHVFIPKFEVKSAIRVIEQHHVTSFITVPAMMADLISSARTTQTTKNFETVDKILNGAGGLLPGLLEGAVKVFPRAKLISAYGMTEACSSLTFMTLYDPTIGSYNQHRQMIDSKTSDSVQQFAGVCVGKPAPHVELRISSNGSSQVGKILTRGPHVMLGYWGQIPSKSSSPADEGWFDTGDIGQTDDCGNLWLIGRNGSRIKSGGENIYPEEVEAVILQHPGISTVIVVGLPDSRLTEMVVACIRLKDNWQWDEFNPCNDKDHCLSKEILQQFCKDKNLTGFKIPRNFILWRTPFPMTTTGKLRRDEVKKEAMSRWVNENVFSSGVLLSSNL comes from the exons ATGGGTAATTACTCAGATGCCCACATTTGCCAGTGCCTGAGCCGTCTGATGACTCTCAGGCGAAACTCAACAGTCATGATTAACGTCGCCGCCGCAGAAGAAGGTGACTGCAGGAAAACCGGCATGCAGTTCGCGGAGGGAGTGCTTAGATTGGCCGACGGGCTTCTCCAACTGGGCCTCAAGCCCGGCCACGTCGTCGCCATTGCTGCTCTCAACAG TGATTCATATTTGGAGTGGTTACTGGCGGTTACATATGCAGGAGGGATAGCAGCTCCTTTCAACTACCGCTGG AGCTTACAGGAGGCAAGATTGGCAATGAATGAAGTGAAGCCTATCATGTTGGTGACTGATAAAACCCATGATTACTGGCACTTCAAATTGCAGACTGACTTAAGGTGGCATGTTTCTATGACCGCTCCTAACTTCAGCAGCCACGGTGATG CAGTTTTGACAACAGAATTGTTGAAGTCCAGTTCTCTGAACTCGGCCAGGCTTTTATGCGCACCTAATAATGCAGCTCTGCTATGCTTTACCTCAG GGACATCTGGAAGGCCAAAGGGCGTTATGCTAAGCCATTCAGCTTTGATTGTACAATCCCTGGCTAAATTAGCACTTGTTGGTTATAGTGAGGATGAT ATTTATCTGCATACATCGCCTTTGTGCCACATCGGAGGGATATCTTCAGCTCTGGCAATGCTGATGGTTGGAGGTTGCCATGTTTTTATACCCAAATTCGAAGTCAAGTCGGCAATTAGAGTCATAGAACAACACCACGTTACCTCATTTATCACGGTACCAGCTATGATGGCTGATTTAATCTCTTCAGCTAG GACAACTCAAACTACCAAGAATTTTGAGACAGTCGACAAAATATTAAATGGAGCTGGAGGTCTTTTACCAGGACTTCTTGAAGGTGCCGTCAAAGTTTTCCCAAGAGCTAAACTAATTTCAGCTTATG GGATGACAGAGGCATGTTCTTCTTTAACCTTCATGACCCTTTATGATCCAACCATTGGGAGCTATAATCAGCACCGTCAAATGATAGATAGTAAAACTTCCGATTCAGTTCAGCAATTTGCTGGAGTTTGTGTTGGAAAGCCTGCACCACATGTAGAACTAAGAATCAGTTCCAATGGTTCTTCTCAAGTGGGGAAGATATTAACTAGGGGCCCCCATGTAATGCTTGGATACTGGGGTCAAATTCCAAGCAAGTCTTCCTCCCCAGCTGATGAAGGTTGGTTTGACACCGGTGATATAGGACAGACAGATGATTGTGGTAACCTTTGGCTTATAGGTCGCAACGGCAGTAGAATCAAGAGCGGGGGAGAGAATATCTATCCTGAAGAG GTTGAAGCTGTTATATTGCAACATCCTGGTATTTCCACAGTCATTGTTGTTGGGCTCCCGGACTCTCGCTTGACGGAGATGGTAGTTGCATGTATTCGACTAAAAGATAACTGGCAATGGGACGAATTCAATCCCTGCAATGACAAAGATCACTGCTTATCCAAAGAAATCCTACAGCAGTTTTGTAAAGATAAGAACTTGACAGG ATTTAAAATTCCCAGAAATTTCATTTTGTGGAGGACTCCATTTCCAATGACAACAACAGGAAAGTTGAGAAGAGATGAAGTCAAGAAAGAAGCTATGTCCCGTTGGGTAAATGAAAATGTTTTCTCCAGCGGGGTGTTGCTGTCCAGCAACCTGTAA
- the LOC113783806 gene encoding 2-succinylbenzoate--CoA ligase, chloroplastic/peroxisomal isoform X2: MGNYSDAHICQCLSRLMTLRRNSTVMINVAAAEEGDCRKTGMQFAEGVLRLADGLLQLGLKPGHVVAIAALNSDSYLEWLLAVTYAGGIAAPFNYRWSLQEARLAMNEVKPIMLVTDKTHDYWHFKLQTDLRWHVSMTAPNFSSHGDVLTTELLKSSSLNSARLLCAPNNAALLCFTSGTSGRPKGVMLSHSALIVQSLAKLALVGYSEDDIYLHTSPLCHIGGISSALAMLMVGGCHVFIPKFEVKSAIRVIEQHHVTSFITVPAMMADLISSARTTQTTKNFETVDKILNGAGGLLPGLLEGAVKVFPRAKLISAYGMTEACSSLTFMTLYDPTIGSYNQHRQMIDSKTSDSVQQFAGVCVGKPAPHVELRISSNGSSQVGKILTRGPHVMLGYWGQIPSKSSSPADEGWFDTGDIGQTDDCGNLWLIGRNGSRIKSGGENIYPEEVEAVILQHPGISTVIVVGLPDSRLTEMVVACIRLKDNWQWDEFNPCNDKDHCLSKEILQQFCKDKNLTGFKIPRNFILWRTPFPMTTTGKLRRDEVKKEAMSRWVNENVFSSGVLLSSNL, encoded by the exons ATGGGTAATTACTCAGATGCCCACATTTGCCAGTGCCTGAGCCGTCTGATGACTCTCAGGCGAAACTCAACAGTCATGATTAACGTCGCCGCCGCAGAAGAAGGTGACTGCAGGAAAACCGGCATGCAGTTCGCGGAGGGAGTGCTTAGATTGGCCGACGGGCTTCTCCAACTGGGCCTCAAGCCCGGCCACGTCGTCGCCATTGCTGCTCTCAACAG TGATTCATATTTGGAGTGGTTACTGGCGGTTACATATGCAGGAGGGATAGCAGCTCCTTTCAACTACCGCTGG AGCTTACAGGAGGCAAGATTGGCAATGAATGAAGTGAAGCCTATCATGTTGGTGACTGATAAAACCCATGATTACTGGCACTTCAAATTGCAGACTGACTTAAGGTGGCATGTTTCTATGACCGCTCCTAACTTCAGCAGCCACGGTGATG TTTTGACAACAGAATTGTTGAAGTCCAGTTCTCTGAACTCGGCCAGGCTTTTATGCGCACCTAATAATGCAGCTCTGCTATGCTTTACCTCAG GGACATCTGGAAGGCCAAAGGGCGTTATGCTAAGCCATTCAGCTTTGATTGTACAATCCCTGGCTAAATTAGCACTTGTTGGTTATAGTGAGGATGAT ATTTATCTGCATACATCGCCTTTGTGCCACATCGGAGGGATATCTTCAGCTCTGGCAATGCTGATGGTTGGAGGTTGCCATGTTTTTATACCCAAATTCGAAGTCAAGTCGGCAATTAGAGTCATAGAACAACACCACGTTACCTCATTTATCACGGTACCAGCTATGATGGCTGATTTAATCTCTTCAGCTAG GACAACTCAAACTACCAAGAATTTTGAGACAGTCGACAAAATATTAAATGGAGCTGGAGGTCTTTTACCAGGACTTCTTGAAGGTGCCGTCAAAGTTTTCCCAAGAGCTAAACTAATTTCAGCTTATG GGATGACAGAGGCATGTTCTTCTTTAACCTTCATGACCCTTTATGATCCAACCATTGGGAGCTATAATCAGCACCGTCAAATGATAGATAGTAAAACTTCCGATTCAGTTCAGCAATTTGCTGGAGTTTGTGTTGGAAAGCCTGCACCACATGTAGAACTAAGAATCAGTTCCAATGGTTCTTCTCAAGTGGGGAAGATATTAACTAGGGGCCCCCATGTAATGCTTGGATACTGGGGTCAAATTCCAAGCAAGTCTTCCTCCCCAGCTGATGAAGGTTGGTTTGACACCGGTGATATAGGACAGACAGATGATTGTGGTAACCTTTGGCTTATAGGTCGCAACGGCAGTAGAATCAAGAGCGGGGGAGAGAATATCTATCCTGAAGAG GTTGAAGCTGTTATATTGCAACATCCTGGTATTTCCACAGTCATTGTTGTTGGGCTCCCGGACTCTCGCTTGACGGAGATGGTAGTTGCATGTATTCGACTAAAAGATAACTGGCAATGGGACGAATTCAATCCCTGCAATGACAAAGATCACTGCTTATCCAAAGAAATCCTACAGCAGTTTTGTAAAGATAAGAACTTGACAGG ATTTAAAATTCCCAGAAATTTCATTTTGTGGAGGACTCCATTTCCAATGACAACAACAGGAAAGTTGAGAAGAGATGAAGTCAAGAAAGAAGCTATGTCCCGTTGGGTAAATGAAAATGTTTTCTCCAGCGGGGTGTTGCTGTCCAGCAACCTGTAA